A window of Ooceraea biroi isolate clonal line C1 unplaced genomic scaffold, Obir_v5.4 UnassembledTig37, whole genome shotgun sequence contains these coding sequences:
- the LOC113563508 gene encoding uncharacterized protein LOC113563508, whose amino-acid sequence MYYCAFRDRYNYCRDGYNTPEALFLHTKIHHFNLSNYTCGQIGCERTFQRLDSFKRHVRNTHSEPNQPPNPLPEICVRSSDVQQPLMDVDSLSVEDVNLLEEDPLLPENESINDLPVIHDRFKKITYKYLSQLYRNKSLSRTAIESIIKSTSELLSIVGTMLDNYVTATDHTHDNLRDIVSFLNNPFFENKTEYKRIQFMTKAGFYVGPRKIFIRQRIDDVTIDGTIVRVPVQVTITFVPLRILFKTIFSSPRIFQIAHTYMHQQDHNNIVNDTIHTTFWKTKQRQFFSDKFVIPLYIYYDEFECNNPLGSHTGIHKMGAVYISLRCFPLEFQSQLSSIFLALLAHYQDIVSEGNVIFHILVQELIFLESEGISVDQGNGISQKIYFSLAMILGDNAGLNSILGYSSCSSNFFCRICKGHKCDLLTCNEENEHLLRTLENYNDDLIVGDYRLTGIKENSIFNEIPSFHVVNNNAVDIMHDLLEGVCKYDMTLIINYYTTDRVIFLETINSCIQSFDYGYVEFGNKPPVITQDALRKKNINIKAAEMMYLARNFGLMIGHLIPEG is encoded by the coding sequence atgtacTATTGCGCATTTAGGGATCGTTACAATTATTGCCGAGACGGCTATAATACTCCAgaagcattatttttacacactAAGATTCATCACTTCAACTTGTCAAATTACACTTGTGGCCAGATTGGTTGCGAGAGAACGTTTCAACGATTAGATTCTTTTAAACGTCATGTAAGAAACACTCATTCTGAGCCGAATCAGCCACCTAATCCTTTACCCGAAATTTGTGTAAGATCGTCAGATGTACAACAGCCTTTAATGGATGTTGACTCATTGTCAGTTGAAGATGTTAACTTACTTGAAGAAGACCCTTTATTACCAGAAAATGAGTCAATTAATGATTTACCGGTTATTCAcgatcgatttaaaaaaataacatataaatatttgtcacAATTGTACCGTAATAAAAGCCTGTCCCGCACAGCTATtgaaagtattattaaaagtacCTCTGAGTTACTATCTATTGTTGGGACCATGTTAGATAATTACGTAACTGCAACCGATCATACTCATGATAATCTTCGAGATATTGTCTCTTTCTTAAATAAtccatttttcgaaaacaaaACAGAGTACAAAAGGATACAATTCATGACAAAAGCAGGATTTTATGTAGGtccaagaaaaatattcattcgTCAAAGAATTGATGATGTAACTATCGACGGTACAATTGTGAGAGTGCCAGTTCAAGTCACCATAACGTTTGTGCCCTTACGGATACTATTCAAAACTATTTTTAGTTCGccgagaatttttcaaatcgcaCATACGTATATGCATCAGCAGgatcataataatatagttAACGATACAATTCACACCACTTTTTGGAAAACTAAACAGCGTCAATTCTTTTCGGATAAATTCGTAAttcctttatatatttactatgATGAATTCGAGTGCAATAATCCACTTGGTTCTCATACTGGAATTCACAAAATGGGTGCGGTTTATATAAGTCTTCGATGTTTCCCATTAGAATTCCAATCTCAATTGAGTAGCATTTTTTTAGCACTGCTTGCTCATTACCAAGACATTGTGTCCGAAGGAAACGTAATTTTTCACATCTTAGTTCAGGAACTAATATTTCTCGAATCAGAAGGAATCTCTGTTGATCAAGGCAATGGAATATCGCAAAAGATTTACTTTTCATTAGCTATGATACTCGGTGATAATGCTGGTTTGAATTCTATTCTTGGTTATTCGAGTTGTTCGAGTAATTTTTTCTGTCGTATCTGCAAGGGGCATAAGTGCGACTTACTAACATGTAACGAAGAAAATGAACATTTGTTACGCACCctagaaaattataatgacGATCTTATAGTTGGCGACTACAGATTGACCGGGATAAAAGAAAACTCGATCTTCAACGAAATTCCGTCATTTCACGTTGTTAACAATAATGCCGTCGATATAATGCACGATTTACTCGAAGGAGTATGTAAATATGACATGACTCTTATAATAAACTATTACACGACAGATCGCGTGATATTTTTAGAGACCATAAATTCTTGTATTCAGTCTTTTGATTATGGATACGTTGAATTCGGTAATAAACCGCCAGTAATAACTCAAGATGCGTtgaggaagaaaaatattaacattaaagcCGCGGAAATGATGTACCTTGCACGAAATTTTGGACTCATGATTGGGCATCTTATCCCCGAAGGCTAA
- the LOC113563509 gene encoding uncharacterized protein LOC113563509 produces the protein MRANKFHPYRMSVHQALKYDDFQQRLAFCNWIRQQPPDFHLKILFSDECTFKSDGSTNTWNCRYWSQVNPHWLREIDHQHVWKVNVWCGIIGSQIVGPIFFEEI, from the coding sequence ATGAGAGCAAACAAGTTTCACCCTTACAGAATGTCTGTTCACCAAGCGTTGAAGTATGATGATTTTCAACAGAGActtgcattttgcaattggaTAAGACAGCAACCACCTGATTTTCaccttaaaattttattttctgacgaATGTACATTTAAAAGTGACGGATCTACCAATACTTGGAACTGTCGTTATTGGTCACAAGTTAATCCTCACTGGTTGAGAGAAATAGATCATCAACATGTGTGGAAAGTTAATGTTTGGTGTGGCATTATTGGAAGTCAGATCGTAGGTCCtattttctttgaagaaaTCTAA